In Leptospirillum ferriphilum, the genomic stretch ACGCGAGAAGGATAAGCAGATGATCCGATAGAGCCAGGTTCGCGATGAAACATCGAACCATGAGTGGCATCCCCACCCCTAAAATGATGTCTCTTCATAACACCGGCAAATCCTTTTCCTTTGGATTGCCCAGTAATATCGAGAGAATCACCTTCTTGAAAAATTTCTACAGTCAGAATACTTCCCGGTGATTGCGTATTTTCTTCCACCTTAAACTCACGCACATATCTATAAAGATTTTTTGCGTATTTTTGTTGGTGGCCCCGTTCTGGCTTATTCAGATGCTTCGGAGAAATCGGAAAGTATCCTATCTGAGCTGCAGAATAACCTTCTTTTTCTGAGGTTTTTACTTGTAAAATCTCACAAGGACCTGC encodes the following:
- the rplC gene encoding 50S ribosomal protein L3, with the protein product MKTLLGRKLGMTQIYLPSGQAVPVTIVEAGPCEILQVKTSEKEGYSAAQIGYFPISPKHLNKPERGHQQKYAKNLYRYVREFKVEENTQSPGSILTVEIFQEGDSLDITGQSKGKGFAGVMKRHHFRGGDATHGSMFHREPGSIGSSAYPSRVLKNKKLPGHMGDKRITVKNLKLIAVKPEANLLFIKGAIPGSNGSFVVVNKNTIS